A single window of Candidatus Poribacteria bacterium DNA harbors:
- a CDS encoding sulfotransferase domain-containing protein — MKNVRDYHYLIVGGTTKAATTSLFTYLADHPATCAATYKETRFFLSTDYPLPSKYRYKGDVEAYNRLFPNPNEKQLRVESTPDYLYCDKARERIAASLPHVKLVFSLREPISRLISWYRFGKQIGKLPQTLSFDAYVDLLFAAGQQEEQYLQTLQQGCYTTYLEPYFNLFGPARIHILFYEELAAQPLNVMTDLCSFAEIDTDFYKDYAFKVTNRSENMRNSELHRKYRDFRFRLRQWTHNKPIIHTPLRSIRKTIEPLYLRLNTQPEKKIQMSEETQCRLTAYYKSDIHALSELIGKPLPWSL, encoded by the coding sequence ATGAAAAATGTTCGAGATTATCACTATCTTATTGTAGGCGGCACGACGAAGGCGGCAACAACGTCGCTATTCACCTATCTCGCTGACCATCCTGCTACCTGTGCTGCCACTTATAAAGAGACCCGTTTTTTCCTCAGTACCGATTATCCGCTTCCTTCAAAATACCGATACAAAGGAGATGTAGAAGCATACAATCGCCTCTTTCCTAACCCTAACGAAAAGCAGCTACGGGTTGAATCAACACCAGACTACCTGTATTGCGATAAGGCGCGTGAGCGAATCGCAGCGTCCCTACCGCACGTAAAGTTAGTCTTCAGCCTTCGGGAACCCATCTCAAGATTAATTTCGTGGTATCGGTTCGGGAAGCAAATTGGCAAACTGCCACAAACCCTAAGTTTCGACGCTTATGTTGATCTGCTCTTTGCCGCTGGGCAGCAGGAAGAACAGTACTTGCAAACACTCCAACAAGGCTGCTATACTACCTATTTGGAACCCTATTTTAATTTATTCGGTCCGGCGCGCATCCACATCCTTTTTTATGAGGAATTGGCGGCGCAACCGTTGAACGTTATGACCGATTTGTGCAGCTTTGCCGAGATAGATACGGATTTTTATAAAGATTACGCCTTTAAAGTAACAAACCGATCCGAGAATATGAGAAACTCTGAACTGCATCGGAAATACCGAGACTTCCGATTCCGACTGCGACAGTGGACGCATAACAAACCGATCATCCATACACCGCTGCGGAGCATCCGAAAAACAATTGAACCTCTCTATCTCCGTCTAAACACGCAACCTGAAAAGAAAATTCAGATGTCAGAAGAGACGCAATGCCGTTTGACCGCCTATTACAAATCTGATATTCATGCCCTTAGTGAATTAATTGGGAAACCTTTACCCTGGTCTCTTTAA
- a CDS encoding sulfotransferase, whose product MIFVVGNSRSGTTMMGRILGQHPDVYTFGELHFFGQLCAPPFSYEMPKANALKLTAALCCVQREGYRTHGNPRRFLKEASVFLDGLTAYPETPAQLFSAFLHHEATENGRTLPCDQTPRNVFYIKDILELYPEARIINMIRDPRDVLLSQKRKWKRRFLGGSDMPMKETFRDWVNYHPITISHIWRTAVNAADQFANHERVTSIYFEELLTYPETTVKGVCDFANIAYTDTMLQVPQVGSSVAEDKPEQLGINPHRAHSWQNGELSSAEIYLNQTITAALMKKHNYSRVSIQPNIAGLALHLLTFPMKLGGAFLFNLDRMKSIPQTIKRRLFADSDL is encoded by the coding sequence ATGATATTTGTTGTCGGTAACAGTCGCAGTGGCACAACGATGATGGGACGGATTTTAGGACAACATCCGGACGTTTACACCTTTGGCGAACTCCATTTCTTCGGACAACTATGTGCCCCACCCTTTTCTTATGAGATGCCTAAAGCAAATGCATTAAAACTCACTGCAGCACTCTGCTGCGTCCAACGGGAAGGCTATCGGACGCACGGAAACCCGCGTCGGTTCTTAAAAGAGGCATCGGTATTTCTTGACGGTTTAACCGCATATCCTGAAACACCGGCACAACTTTTTTCAGCGTTTCTCCACCATGAAGCAACCGAGAACGGCAGAACGCTCCCGTGCGATCAGACACCACGCAATGTATTTTACATCAAGGACATCCTCGAACTTTATCCAGAGGCACGAATTATCAACATGATCCGAGACCCGCGCGATGTATTGTTATCCCAAAAGCGGAAATGGAAACGCCGATTCCTCGGCGGTAGCGATATGCCTATGAAAGAAACGTTTCGCGATTGGGTGAATTACCATCCAATCACCATCAGCCATATTTGGCGTACCGCTGTCAACGCTGCAGATCAATTTGCGAATCATGAACGGGTCACCTCTATCTACTTTGAGGAACTCCTTACATACCCCGAAACGACAGTCAAAGGTGTCTGTGACTTTGCCAATATCGCCTATACCGATACGATGCTCCAAGTCCCACAGGTCGGTTCTTCCGTTGCAGAGGACAAACCGGAGCAACTCGGCATAAACCCACACCGTGCACACAGTTGGCAGAACGGAGAACTCAGTTCCGCTGAAATTTATCTTAATCAGACCATAACCGCAGCCCTTATGAAGAAACACAACTATAGCCGTGTGTCAATCCAGCCGAATATTGCGGGTTTGGCACTTCATCTATTAACATTTCCTATGAAATTAGGAGGCGCGTTCCTCTTTAACCTTGATCGTATGAAGAGTATCCCGCAAACGATAAAAAGAAGACTTTTCGCGGACAGCGATTTGTAA
- a CDS encoding 3' terminal RNA ribose 2'-O-methyltransferase Hen1 produces the protein MLLTISTTYSPATDLGYLLHKHPARIQSFALNFGQAHVFYPEASAERCTAALLLDIDSVGLTRRPHGRSGENFALAPYVSDRPYVASSFLSVAIAQVFSSALSGRSKERPQLAETAIPLEAKLSILPCQGGEQLLRRLFEPLGYKIKVERHILDAEFPDWGESRYFTVTLQNTCRLSELLTHLYVLIPVLDDEKHYWVDEAEIEKLLKHGENWLAVHPEHESIVGRYLKHLRPLTNQALAQLCDTDLQQTDEALQAEEETQAEAEISLNEIRLQRVAEALKQCGAKRVLDLGCGEGKLLRKLLHEKQFEEIVGMDVSHRALKIAQERLHYDQLPENQRKRLRLFQGSLTYRDTRLAGYDAAAVIEVIEHLDLPRLAAFERVLFEFARPGTVVLTTPNREYNVKFENLQGGRFRHKDHRFEWTRDEFQSWATRISERFSYAVAFHPIGPTTEDVGAPTQMVVFTRENQEKQIT, from the coding sequence TATCAACAACATATTCCCCAGCGACAGACCTTGGATATCTGTTGCACAAACACCCAGCACGGATCCAATCCTTCGCTCTTAATTTCGGGCAAGCACACGTTTTCTACCCGGAGGCGAGTGCCGAAAGGTGCACAGCAGCCCTGCTTCTCGATATAGATAGCGTTGGACTGACCCGCCGTCCACACGGACGATCTGGGGAAAATTTCGCACTGGCACCGTACGTCAGCGATCGCCCCTATGTTGCCTCCTCGTTTTTGAGTGTCGCAATCGCGCAAGTATTTAGCAGTGCATTGTCCGGTAGAAGCAAAGAACGCCCGCAGCTCGCCGAGACAGCGATTCCCTTAGAAGCAAAGTTATCCATCCTCCCGTGTCAGGGCGGCGAACAATTGTTGCGGAGACTTTTCGAGCCGCTCGGTTATAAGATAAAAGTGGAGCGACACATCTTGGACGCGGAATTCCCGGATTGGGGTGAGAGCCGTTATTTCACAGTAACCCTGCAAAACACCTGCCGTTTGAGCGAACTTCTCACGCACCTGTACGTCTTGATTCCGGTGCTTGATGATGAGAAACATTACTGGGTTGACGAGGCAGAAATCGAGAAACTCTTAAAACACGGTGAAAATTGGCTCGCTGTGCATCCAGAACATGAATCCATTGTCGGTCGTTACTTAAAACATTTACGTCCATTGACCAATCAAGCACTTGCCCAACTATGCGACACAGATCTTCAACAAACCGACGAGGCACTTCAGGCAGAAGAAGAAACGCAAGCTGAAGCAGAAATCAGTCTGAACGAAATCCGTTTGCAGAGGGTCGCCGAGGCACTCAAGCAGTGCGGTGCGAAACGCGTGCTTGATTTGGGGTGCGGTGAGGGAAAACTCCTCCGTAAGCTCTTGCATGAAAAGCAGTTTGAAGAGATTGTCGGCATGGACGTTTCGCATCGTGCCTTGAAAATCGCGCAAGAACGACTCCATTACGATCAGTTGCCAGAGAATCAAAGAAAACGACTCCGTTTGTTCCAAGGGTCGCTCACCTATCGAGACACACGTCTCGCTGGATACGATGCCGCTGCGGTTATAGAGGTGATTGAACACTTAGATTTACCACGCCTTGCGGCTTTTGAGCGGGTGCTTTTTGAGTTTGCCCGTCCCGGGACAGTTGTACTAACGACACCGAACAGAGAATACAACGTGAAATTTGAGAATCTCCAAGGTGGACGCTTTCGACACAAGGACCACCGTTTTGAATGGACGCGGGACGAGTTTCAGTCTTGGGCAACCCGTATCTCCGAACGCTTCAGTTATGCCGTTGCGTTTCATCCAATCGGACCAACAACTGAAGATGTTGGCGCGCCGACACAGATGGTGGTCTTTACCCGAGAAAATCAGGAAAAACAGATAACATGA
- a CDS encoding MATE family efflux transporter: MLSRNTQQPQEVTNSQQPTANSRYKTLWVMLITCAGMGLSLLVRVLLIPKRFGFSDTADALITALTVVFVVDTIVREGAKFSLVPLFVTREKEMPRAAYQRFTNSLLFALISIGFGIFILIELVAPWIAGGLLARSTVDVEKGTTLLRLCAPILVFGCGSTVLGAFLNSQQRFKTVALRNALPAGTAAVVFLVLWNTENLENWIAVAYTGGFAVYFGWLCIGTYRTGHRYNLIGISVDTLRALKNTVTLPTLGFATRQVTNRLLVEIYLVSQLGGGAITLYKSAFQIFSALQTLIGISIATTGLPDMATDDAVNDKKKLGRTLNRNVRTAIIIGLPAMLILLIFHEKISRILYGRGATDHASIELIGQLLFWLSIGLIFSCLIPVLNAGLYAQKAYKHIFANMVMMAFLNFIAAYGLIEMRGLTGVALAVSITALLAVGNLTRLLRKTKVSWF, translated from the coding sequence ATGCTATCAAGAAATACGCAACAGCCACAAGAAGTTACCAACAGCCAACAGCCAACAGCCAACAGCCGTTACAAAACTCTTTGGGTGATGCTAATTACGTGTGCCGGCATGGGATTGAGCCTCCTCGTCCGTGTCCTATTGATTCCAAAGCGGTTCGGCTTCAGCGACACAGCAGACGCACTCATAACCGCATTGACGGTGGTGTTCGTTGTTGATACAATTGTCCGAGAAGGTGCTAAATTTAGCCTCGTTCCTCTTTTTGTTACGCGTGAAAAGGAGATGCCCCGCGCAGCATATCAACGTTTCACCAATAGTCTGCTGTTCGCTTTAATAAGTATCGGTTTTGGAATTTTTATCTTAATCGAACTGGTCGCGCCGTGGATAGCAGGCGGATTGTTAGCGCGATCAACTGTTGATGTCGAAAAAGGAACGACACTTTTACGGCTCTGTGCACCGATCCTTGTCTTCGGATGCGGTAGCACGGTGCTCGGTGCTTTCCTGAACAGCCAACAACGCTTTAAAACGGTCGCACTCCGAAACGCATTACCCGCTGGCACTGCAGCGGTTGTATTTTTAGTTCTATGGAACACCGAGAACCTTGAAAACTGGATTGCGGTGGCGTACACTGGTGGCTTTGCCGTATACTTTGGATGGTTGTGCATCGGAACCTATCGAACGGGACATCGGTATAACCTGATAGGTATCTCTGTAGATACACTCCGCGCTTTGAAGAATACGGTCACGTTGCCAACACTCGGTTTCGCAACTCGGCAAGTTACAAACCGTCTGTTGGTCGAGATATACCTCGTCTCGCAACTCGGCGGCGGTGCGATTACACTCTATAAATCCGCTTTCCAGATCTTCTCGGCTTTACAGACCCTTATCGGTATTAGTATTGCGACAACAGGTCTGCCCGATATGGCAACAGACGACGCCGTAAATGATAAAAAGAAGTTAGGACGCACGCTTAACCGAAATGTACGCACCGCCATAATTATTGGACTCCCAGCAATGCTAATCCTGCTGATATTTCACGAAAAAATCAGTCGGATTTTGTATGGGAGAGGCGCGACCGATCACGCCTCTATTGAATTAATTGGGCAACTTCTCTTTTGGCTCAGCATAGGATTGATATTTTCGTGTCTGATACCCGTTCTGAATGCTGGACTCTACGCACAAAAGGCTTACAAGCACATCTTCGCAAATATGGTAATGATGGCGTTTCTTAATTTCATCGCGGCGTATGGATTGATTGAAATGAGGGGACTCACAGGGGTCGCGCTCGCTGTATCAATTACGGCACTCCTCGCCGTCGGAAATTTGACGCGCCTCCTCCGAAAGACAAAGGTCTCTTGGTTTTAG
- a CDS encoding glycosyltransferase family 4 protein, which translates to MKRTILNVSQNYHVRGGSDRYFFTLAELLQKHGHRVVPFTAASPNNEPSEWEGYFPRGADFEHPGAGDLLRFLYSHDAVKSIRQLLKATDIDLAHFHIYYGKLTTSILEVLKRDGISLIQTLHEYKLTCPVYSHLSNDQICEACEGKHFWRALPKRCNRGSLARTALSVTESYISKMLGAVKKFDHFISVSHFLRKKMISHGIPEDKISTVHNFVDVSDITPNFSEGDYILYFGRVHRSKGILTLIEAAVPLTDVPIYIVGDGEAMPEVQQIIEQNGCKHIHLLGFKQGDELRELILNSICTVLPSEWYENCPMSVLESYAYGKPVIGADIGGIPELIVDGVDGCLVPSGEQETLRDRLLWMSEHKSDAAEMGRIGRYKMETEFNADIHYERIMNVYQQFL; encoded by the coding sequence ATGAAACGTACGATTCTGAACGTCTCACAAAATTATCACGTCCGCGGTGGTTCTGACCGGTACTTTTTTACGCTCGCTGAACTGTTGCAAAAGCACGGACACCGAGTAGTGCCATTTACAGCAGCGAGTCCGAATAACGAGCCATCTGAATGGGAAGGCTATTTCCCACGCGGTGCGGATTTCGAGCATCCCGGTGCAGGAGATTTACTCCGCTTTTTGTACTCACACGACGCTGTTAAATCAATCCGACAGCTGTTGAAAGCCACAGACATCGATCTTGCACACTTCCATATCTACTACGGTAAACTCACCACCTCAATCTTGGAAGTCCTCAAAAGAGACGGTATTTCGCTCATTCAGACGTTACATGAATATAAGCTAACCTGTCCCGTCTACAGTCATCTCTCAAACGATCAGATTTGTGAGGCGTGCGAAGGCAAACACTTTTGGCGCGCACTCCCAAAGCGATGCAATAGAGGCTCACTCGCTCGTACGGCGTTGAGCGTTACCGAGTCTTACATATCCAAGATGCTCGGTGCCGTTAAGAAATTTGACCATTTCATCTCAGTCTCCCATTTCCTCCGAAAAAAGATGATCTCGCACGGCATCCCTGAAGACAAAATCTCAACCGTTCACAATTTCGTCGATGTCTCTGACATTACACCTAACTTCTCCGAGGGGGATTATATTCTCTATTTCGGACGGGTGCATCGGAGCAAAGGCATCCTGACGCTTATCGAGGCAGCCGTCCCACTCACAGACGTTCCCATCTATATCGTAGGCGACGGCGAAGCGATGCCAGAAGTCCAGCAGATCATCGAACAAAACGGGTGTAAACATATCCATCTCCTCGGCTTTAAGCAGGGCGACGAACTCCGTGAATTGATTCTCAACAGCATCTGTACAGTGCTACCCTCAGAGTGGTACGAAAACTGTCCAATGTCCGTCTTAGAATCCTATGCCTACGGCAAACCCGTCATCGGTGCCGATATTGGTGGGATACCTGAACTCATCGTAGATGGCGTTGACGGATGCCTCGTCCCATCTGGTGAACAAGAAACATTACGAGATCGGCTGCTGTGGATGTCCGAGCATAAAAGCGATGCTGCAGAAATGGGACGCATCGGTCGCTACAAAATGGAAACGGAATTTAACGCCGACATCCACTATGAAAGAATTATGAATGTCTATCAACAATTCCTGTAG
- a CDS encoding sulfotransferase domain-containing protein yields MTKRIQLMIVGAQKSGTSSLLRYLAQHPDIHTHAQSEMTFFLQEHEYTQGYDRAFAKYFAGEKIADKPLIAKNVMVMHFREVMQRIYDHNPEIHLVVLLREPVARAYSAYWWARRRGWENIKTYEEALATEKARLNEDRFKWRQCVYQYNSIYYPHVKNLIDQFGRNQVHCFLTDDLKENAEGICQQLFNRIGIRDDFKPSIGERHNQATMPRSEGFNFLFTQFLASRNPLRKAIRKLVPDAAAYKLRKAVLDWNERPQKDENWTPPPLDPETRKQQMAYFKPFNEQLAELLDRDLTDWL; encoded by the coding sequence ATGACAAAAAGAATCCAACTCATGATTGTTGGCGCGCAAAAATCGGGGACATCCTCACTCCTCCGTTACTTGGCACAACATCCAGATATCCATACGCATGCACAGTCAGAGATGACCTTTTTCCTTCAAGAACACGAATACACACAAGGGTATGACCGGGCTTTCGCGAAGTACTTTGCAGGTGAGAAAATCGCAGATAAACCACTCATTGCCAAGAACGTGATGGTGATGCACTTCCGGGAGGTTATGCAACGGATTTACGATCACAATCCTGAGATACATCTCGTTGTGCTTTTACGGGAACCCGTTGCCCGTGCCTATTCCGCCTATTGGTGGGCGCGCCGGAGAGGTTGGGAAAACATCAAAACCTACGAAGAGGCACTCGCCACTGAGAAAGCACGCCTGAACGAAGACCGGTTTAAATGGCGACAGTGTGTCTACCAGTACAACAGCATCTATTACCCACACGTCAAAAATTTGATAGATCAATTCGGGCGAAATCAGGTCCACTGCTTCTTAACCGACGACTTAAAAGAAAATGCCGAAGGTATTTGCCAACAACTCTTTAACCGCATCGGTATCCGTGACGATTTCAAACCTTCAATAGGGGAACGACACAATCAAGCCACTATGCCGCGTTCGGAAGGATTTAACTTCCTCTTTACACAATTTCTGGCATCCCGCAATCCACTGAGAAAAGCCATTAGAAAACTCGTGCCGGATGCGGCTGCTTACAAACTCAGAAAAGCCGTTCTCGACTGGAACGAAAGACCTCAGAAGGATGAGAATTGGACACCGCCGCCGCTGGACCCAGAGACCCGCAAACAACAGATGGCGTACTTCAAACCGTTTAACGAACAATTAGCTGAATTATTGGATAGAGACCTGACGGATTGGTTATAA
- a CDS encoding polynucleotide kinase-phosphatase, which yields MILKIPEPSLVLLIGPSGSGKSTFASKHFKPTEILSSDFCRGLVSDDETDQTATKDAFEVLRFIAAKRLAAGKLTVIDATNVQGDARKPLLALAREYHYLTAAIVFNIPTKLCQERNATRPDRDLKPHVIRQQHQQLRRSLRYLKREGFRQFLYVMSTPEVVAAARVERQPLWSNRTDEQGPFDIIGDVHGCFDELVELLQKLGYKISTQPDGDTIVEPPEGRKAVFVGDYVDRGPKVAEVLRLIMRMHEMGAAICVPGNHDVKLVRALRGRNVKRTHGLAESLAQLAEESTEFKTQIAEFLDGLVSHYVLDDAKLVVAHAGMKAELQGRASGRVREFAMYGETTGETDEFGLPIRLNWAEEYRGTATVVYGHTPVTEPQWVNRTINIDTGCVFGGELTALRYPERELVSVAAHRTYYEPVKPLLNEMDESSPPKTQGYDDILDINDVLERRAISTRLHGNLTIREENAITALEVISRFAVHPKWLIYLPPTMSPTETTNRSDLLEHPAEAFAYYHKQGVTDVIYQEKHMGSRAILVVCRDPETAKKRFGIADNTLGVCYTRTGRSFFNDAAVETALLEHVKAAMDEVGYWESLGTDWICLDCELMPWSVKAQELLKQQYAPVGTSARVALEAAVASLKTTAERGVDVNSILESYRQRTEAVTEYIKAYQQYCWSVESITDLKLAPFHLLATEGRTYFDKDHLWHTQMLTKLCQSSEDDVLFATRYGVVDLTDDTSQTEAIRQWEELTAHGGEGTVIKPLNFVVRGKRGLVQPAVKCRGREYLRIIYGPEYTLPQNLERLRSRGVSHKRSLALREFALGVEALERFVSREPLSRVHECVFGVLALESEAVDPRL from the coding sequence ATGATTCTAAAAATCCCTGAACCGTCGCTTGTACTTCTCATCGGCCCTTCAGGTTCAGGCAAGTCCACCTTTGCGAGCAAGCATTTTAAGCCGACCGAGATTCTCTCGTCCGATTTCTGTCGAGGTCTCGTTTCGGACGACGAAACCGATCAAACAGCAACAAAAGACGCGTTTGAGGTGCTACGGTTCATCGCTGCCAAACGGCTCGCCGCCGGAAAACTGACAGTCATTGACGCAACCAACGTCCAAGGCGACGCACGAAAACCTCTGCTTGCGCTGGCGCGCGAATACCATTACCTCACCGCTGCCATCGTGTTCAACATCCCCACGAAACTCTGTCAGGAAAGAAACGCAACACGACCCGACCGCGATTTAAAACCGCACGTCATCCGACAACAACACCAACAACTTCGTCGTTCACTGCGTTATCTTAAGCGCGAAGGTTTTCGACAGTTCCTCTATGTGATGTCCACACCCGAAGTCGTTGCAGCCGCTCGCGTGGAACGACAACCCTTGTGGTCAAACCGTACAGACGAACAAGGTCCCTTCGACATTATCGGTGATGTTCACGGCTGTTTTGACGAACTGGTCGAATTGCTTCAAAAACTCGGCTATAAAATCTCAACACAACCCGACGGGGACACTATCGTTGAACCGCCAGAAGGCAGAAAAGCTGTTTTCGTCGGAGATTATGTTGATCGAGGTCCAAAGGTCGCTGAGGTCTTGCGTCTTATCATGCGGATGCACGAAATGGGTGCAGCGATCTGCGTACCGGGGAACCACGATGTAAAACTGGTTCGGGCACTCCGCGGGAGAAATGTGAAGCGGACACACGGACTGGCGGAATCACTGGCGCAATTAGCGGAAGAATCAACAGAATTTAAAACACAGATTGCAGAATTTTTAGATGGTTTAGTAAGTCATTATGTGCTTGACGACGCGAAGTTAGTTGTCGCTCACGCTGGAATGAAGGCGGAACTACAGGGACGCGCATCAGGGCGCGTGCGGGAATTCGCAATGTACGGCGAAACCACTGGAGAAACCGATGAATTCGGGTTACCCATCCGCCTCAACTGGGCGGAGGAATACCGCGGGACTGCAACGGTTGTCTATGGACACACGCCGGTCACCGAGCCGCAATGGGTAAACCGTACAATCAATATCGATACCGGATGCGTTTTCGGCGGCGAACTCACGGCGTTGCGATACCCTGAAAGAGAGTTGGTATCTGTCGCGGCGCACCGGACATATTATGAACCCGTGAAACCACTCCTTAATGAAATGGACGAATCGTCTCCCCCCAAAACGCAGGGATATGACGATATCTTAGACATCAACGATGTGCTGGAAAGGCGCGCGATCAGCACGCGGTTACACGGCAACCTAACAATCCGCGAAGAGAATGCTATAACGGCGTTAGAAGTGATCAGCCGTTTCGCTGTCCATCCAAAATGGCTTATATATCTTCCACCCACGATGTCCCCAACCGAAACAACGAACAGGTCAGACCTGCTCGAACACCCCGCAGAAGCGTTCGCTTATTATCACAAGCAAGGGGTAACCGATGTTATCTATCAAGAGAAACACATGGGATCGCGTGCGATTCTCGTTGTTTGTCGCGATCCAGAAACCGCAAAAAAACGATTTGGCATTGCAGATAACACGCTTGGTGTCTGTTACACACGAACCGGCAGATCTTTCTTTAACGATGCCGCAGTTGAAACCGCTTTACTTGAACACGTAAAAGCTGCGATGGATGAGGTCGGCTATTGGGAAAGTCTTGGGACAGATTGGATTTGTCTTGACTGTGAATTGATGCCGTGGTCGGTGAAGGCACAAGAGTTGCTAAAGCAACAATACGCGCCAGTCGGGACATCGGCGCGTGTCGCTTTGGAAGCAGCAGTTGCCTCCCTAAAAACCACTGCTGAAAGAGGGGTTGATGTAAATAGTATCTTGGAGAGTTATCGCCAACGCACAGAAGCCGTAACCGAATACATCAAGGCTTATCAGCAATACTGCTGGTCTGTTGAATCAATCACAGACTTGAAGTTAGCACCGTTCCACTTGCTTGCGACGGAAGGAAGAACGTATTTTGACAAAGACCATCTCTGGCATACGCAAATGCTCACGAAACTCTGTCAAAGTTCTGAAGATGACGTGTTGTTTGCAACCCGATACGGCGTCGTAGATTTAACCGATGACACGAGCCAAACGGAAGCGATTCGGCAGTGGGAGGAACTCACGGCGCACGGTGGCGAAGGCACGGTTATCAAACCACTGAATTTCGTCGTTCGAGGCAAACGAGGCTTGGTACAACCCGCTGTAAAGTGCCGAGGTCGTGAATACCTACGGATCATCTATGGACCCGAATATACATTGCCTCAAAATTTGGAACGTCTCCGTTCCCGTGGCGTTTCTCACAAACGTTCTCTCGCGCTTAGAGAGTTTGCCTTGGGTGTTGAAGCACTTGAGCGTTTCGTTAGCCGTGAACCGCTGTCTCGTGTCCACGAGTGTGTTTTCGGGGTTCTTGCACTGGAAAGTGAGGCGGTTGATCCCAGACTATGA
- a CDS encoding NAD-dependent epimerase/dehydratase family protein gives MKKKALVTGGAGFMGAHVVNELLRQGDTDVVALDDLSGGFRENLNPAVTFVEGSILDTSLINQLCEQHQFDYIYHLAAYAAEGLSHFIKRFNYQNNLIGSVNLINAAVNYNVKRFVFTSSIAVYGENQLPMHEGLQPMPEDSYGIAKYAVEQELAVSKRLFGLEYTIFRPHNVYGELQNIGDKYRNVIGIFMNNIMQEEPLVIFGDGEQTRAFTHIADVAPHIARAVDIPEASGEVFNVGSDKYVTVNELADLVMTAMGKEVSVINMRAREEVKHAYCSHEKFQGVFGDTSKVELPDGLDRMATWAKSVGPRVSSPFTNIEIRKNLPDSWK, from the coding sequence ATGAAAAAGAAAGCATTAGTCACAGGTGGTGCGGGTTTTATGGGCGCGCACGTCGTTAATGAACTTCTCCGCCAAGGCGACACAGATGTCGTCGCACTTGACGACCTCAGCGGCGGTTTCCGTGAGAACCTTAATCCCGCTGTAACCTTTGTCGAAGGAAGTATACTTGATACTTCGCTGATAAATCAACTCTGTGAGCAGCATCAATTCGACTACATCTATCATCTCGCTGCTTATGCGGCAGAGGGATTGAGTCACTTTATCAAACGATTCAACTATCAGAACAACCTCATCGGAAGCGTAAACCTTATAAACGCCGCCGTAAACTACAACGTCAAACGCTTTGTGTTCACCTCATCCATTGCTGTCTACGGTGAAAACCAGCTCCCAATGCATGAAGGACTTCAACCGATGCCGGAAGATTCTTACGGCATCGCCAAATACGCTGTAGAACAAGAACTCGCTGTCTCCAAACGGCTCTTCGGCTTGGAGTATACCATTTTTCGACCCCATAACGTCTACGGTGAACTTCAAAATATCGGCGACAAGTATCGAAACGTCATCGGTATTTTCATGAACAACATCATGCAAGAGGAACCTTTGGTAATCTTTGGAGACGGAGAACAGACACGCGCCTTTACGCACATAGCGGATGTCGCACCCCATATCGCTCGCGCTGTAGACATTCCGGAGGCTTCGGGAGAGGTCTTTAACGTCGGTTCCGATAAATATGTAACCGTCAACGAATTGGCGGACTTGGTGATGACAGCAATGGGAAAAGAGGTAAGTGTTATCAATATGCGTGCCAGAGAAGAGGTAAAACACGCCTATTGCTCACATGAGAAATTCCAAGGTGTTTTCGGAGACACATCAAAGGTAGAACTTCCAGACGGTTTGGACAGAATGGCGACATGGGCAAAATCTGTTGGTCCACGAGTTTCCAGTCCTTTCACTAACATCGAAATCCGTAAAAATTTGCCTGATAGCTGGAAGTAG